A DNA window from Penaeus vannamei isolate JL-2024 chromosome 5, ASM4276789v1, whole genome shotgun sequence contains the following coding sequences:
- the LOC113825548 gene encoding zinc finger protein 239: protein MKPSGGRPQPYLCLCCGKAFAKNSDLKRHTMIHTGERPFVCETCGLGFIENAKLIVHMRHHTGERPFECKECGKSFIKKSDLKNHSKTHSGERNFICGECGKGFLKNSDLKRHTRLHTGYKPFVCIVCNLSFSESGKLRKHLMVHTGEKPVECEDCGKRFTQNSDLRRHMRVHTGERPYHCLLCNQNFSQSHTYKEHMKQHVAVEMTEPEQEDGFDDSNQIMPSVNLILSQVNDALQSHGDNALQGHEAALLQAEGKAGTSDCSMDKDNDGSGAIVLNPKSELAEEEMLSYLGEAGLGDVTAAATSGVPVYVKQEGV, encoded by the coding sequence ATGAAGCCATCTGGAGGACGACCACAGCCATATCTTTGCTTATGTTGTGGCAAAGCATTTGCAAAAAACAGTGATCTAAAGAGGCATACAATGATTCACACTGGGGAGAGACCTTTTGTCTGTGAAACTTGTGGTCTTGGTTTTATTGAAAATGCAAAGCTTATTGTTCATATGCGACATCATACAGGTGAAAGGCCATTTGAGTGTAAAGAATGTGGCAAAAGCTTCATCAAAAAGAGTGATTTAAAGAACCATAGTAAAACCCATTCTGGGGAGAGAAATTTCATATGTGGTGAATGTGGAAAAGGTTTCCTCAAGAACAGTGATCTGAAAAGACATACACGCTTGCATACAGGATATAAACCTTTTGTATGTATTGTTTGTAACTTGAGTTTTTCGGAGAGTGGGAAGTTAAGGAAACATTTAATGGTCCATACTGGAGAAAAGCCAGTTGAATGCGAGGACTGTGGTAAGAGGTTCACACAAAACTCTGATCTTCGAAGACATATGAGAGTGCATACAGGAGAGAGACCATATCATTGCTTGCTTTGTAATCAAAATTTTAGTCAGAGTCATACATACAAGGAGCATATGAAGCAGCATGTGGCTGTGGAGATGACTGAACCAGAACAAGAGGATGGGTTTGATGATTCAAACCAGATTATGCCCTCAGTGAACTTGATACTAAGCCAGGTGAACGATGCATTACAAAGTCATGGTGATAATGCATTGCAGGGGCACGAAGCTGCCTTACTACAGGCAGAGGGCAAAGCTGGTACATCTGATTGTTCtatggataaagataatgatggtagtggagCAATTGTACTAAACCCTAAGTCAGAATTAGCTGAGGAAGAAATGCTTAGCTATCTAGGAGAAGCTGGTCTTGGGGATGTGACAGCTGCTGCAACCTCAGGTGTGCCAGTTTATGTAAAACAAGAAGGGGTTTAG